From a single Pseudobutyrivibrio xylanivorans genomic region:
- a CDS encoding penicillin-binding transpeptidase domain-containing protein: protein MEIIKDFFVNAFSSRIRVVSVVFGFFAAVLISRLFYLQIINGSEYQDNYNLKLEKTESIAATRGNIFDRNGNLLAYNELVYAVTIQDNGVYSSKKERSKSLNSEIATIITKLEKNGDSIDNSFPIVIDSSGNYQFMYSGNTLQRFRADIFGKTSIDDLEYNEKLGFDEATATPDQIIDYLQGEKVYNISDEYNKKLRYEIMVVRYNMGQNSYQKYISTVIASDISEESVAFIEENVNELTGVAVEQKSLRRYTDSEYFAHIIGYTGQISTDEYKERSATDDTVDTNDVVGKSGIEKYMNDYLSGTKGHETLYVDSVGNTIAKGDYLAAVSGNDVYLSIDMDLQKAAYILLEQEIAGILYSKISNIKEYNASEHASSSDVVVPIYDVYYSLIGNGIIDTNAFKDENASATEKAVLSAFETKQKAVLSTLKSQLTVNNEVIYSDLPREYQAYSTYIVTKLKSLGIFDSSLIDTSSDVQTSWTSEQMAVNKYLIYAIEQNWIDITKYETEAKYADTEELYNDLVDYVIDYLSNDKSFQNLIYKYLILDDGISGSQLCLILYDQGVLAEDEESYQALSSGRISSYEFLRSKIKSLELTPGQIALDPCSGSTVILDTKTGEVLAMVTYPGYDNNKLANSVDADYYSYLTNSAANPLYNYATQQRTAPGSTFKIVSSTAGLAENVITTTSEITDLGQYTKVSNKPKCWIYPSNHGSINVSEAIRDSCNYFFYEVGWRLAGGDGNYDDIKGIDNIQKYASLYGLDEITGIEVEENSPHMATEYPVMAAIGQSDNNYTTVGLARYAAAIASRGTVYNLTLLDSVRDSEGNVLESYSPSVRNQVDVLNGGQWDAIHYGMRMVVESLSSFNNFSVEVAGKTGTAQQVKSRPNHALFIGFAPYNDPEVAIATRIAYGYTSHNAAAVSKDILSYYFGVSSTEELLSGEANTVSDSENEFTD, encoded by the coding sequence TTGGAAATTATTAAGGACTTTTTTGTAAATGCATTTTCTTCACGTATTCGCGTGGTATCAGTGGTGTTTGGCTTTTTCGCCGCTGTCCTTATTTCACGTCTTTTTTATTTGCAGATTATTAACGGTAGCGAATATCAAGACAACTATAATCTTAAACTAGAGAAAACTGAATCAATCGCCGCTACACGTGGCAATATTTTTGATAGAAATGGAAACCTGTTGGCTTATAATGAGCTGGTTTATGCTGTTACTATTCAGGATAATGGTGTCTATTCTAGCAAAAAGGAGAGAAGTAAATCTCTTAATTCAGAGATTGCTACAATCATCACTAAGCTTGAAAAGAATGGTGATTCAATCGATAATAGCTTTCCAATAGTTATTGACTCTTCGGGGAATTATCAATTTATGTATTCTGGTAATACCCTTCAGAGATTTCGTGCAGATATCTTTGGAAAGACAAGCATAGACGATTTGGAATACAATGAGAAGCTTGGATTTGACGAGGCTACTGCTACTCCGGATCAGATTATAGATTATCTGCAAGGCGAAAAGGTCTATAACATTTCTGATGAATACAATAAAAAGCTTCGTTATGAAATAATGGTTGTACGCTACAACATGGGCCAGAATTCATATCAGAAGTATATCTCCACTGTAATCGCTTCTGATATTTCTGAGGAGTCTGTAGCATTCATCGAAGAAAATGTTAATGAGCTTACAGGTGTAGCTGTTGAGCAGAAATCTCTTCGCAGATATACTGACAGCGAATATTTTGCCCATATTATCGGCTACACTGGACAGATTTCTACTGATGAATATAAGGAGCGTTCAGCCACTGATGATACCGTAGATACTAATGATGTTGTTGGTAAATCCGGTATCGAAAAATACATGAATGATTATCTGTCAGGTACAAAGGGGCATGAGACACTTTATGTAGACAGTGTAGGAAATACAATTGCAAAGGGAGATTACTTGGCAGCTGTTTCTGGAAACGATGTATATCTGTCTATTGATATGGATTTACAGAAAGCAGCTTACATTCTTCTTGAGCAGGAGATTGCCGGCATTCTTTATTCAAAAATTTCAAATATAAAGGAATATAATGCATCAGAGCACGCATCATCATCAGATGTAGTAGTTCCAATATATGATGTTTACTATTCTCTTATTGGAAATGGAATAATTGATACTAACGCATTTAAGGATGAAAATGCTTCTGCTACAGAAAAGGCTGTACTTAGCGCTTTTGAGACTAAACAGAAGGCTGTTTTATCTACACTTAAATCACAGCTTACTGTAAATAACGAAGTTATCTACAGTGATTTACCTAGAGAGTATCAGGCGTACTCAACATATATCGTTACAAAGCTTAAAAGTCTTGGAATTTTTGACTCATCGCTCATTGATACATCTTCAGATGTTCAGACAAGCTGGACTTCAGAGCAGATGGCTGTAAATAAGTATTTAATTTACGCTATAGAGCAGAACTGGATTGATATTACAAAGTATGAAACAGAAGCGAAGTATGCTGATACTGAAGAATTATATAATGATCTTGTAGATTATGTTATCGACTATCTTTCAAATGATAAGAGTTTCCAGAATCTAATTTATAAGTATTTGATTTTGGATGATGGCATATCAGGTTCTCAGCTTTGTTTGATATTATATGATCAGGGAGTTCTTGCCGAGGATGAGGAATCATATCAGGCACTATCAAGTGGAAGAATATCTTCTTATGAGTTCCTGCGTTCTAAGATTAAGAGCCTTGAGCTCACTCCTGGACAGATTGCCTTAGATCCATGCTCAGGTTCTACTGTAATTCTTGATACCAAGACTGGCGAGGTTTTGGCAATGGTTACGTATCCTGGCTACGACAATAACAAGCTTGCTAACTCTGTTGATGCTGATTATTATTCGTACCTTACAAATAGTGCAGCCAATCCTTTGTATAACTATGCTACACAGCAGAGAACTGCGCCTGGTTCTACCTTCAAGATTGTCAGCTCTACAGCAGGTCTTGCAGAAAATGTTATTACAACAACTTCTGAAATTACCGACCTTGGTCAGTACACAAAGGTGTCTAATAAGCCTAAGTGTTGGATTTATCCAAGCAATCACGGTAGCATCAATGTTTCTGAGGCTATTAGAGATTCTTGTAACTACTTCTTCTACGAAGTAGGTTGGAGGCTTGCCGGAGGCGATGGCAATTACGATGATATTAAGGGTATTGACAATATCCAAAAATACGCATCCCTTTATGGTTTGGATGAGATAACGGGTATCGAGGTAGAAGAGAACTCTCCTCATATGGCCACAGAATACCCTGTCATGGCGGCAATTGGTCAGTCAGATAACAACTATACTACAGTTGGTCTTGCACGCTATGCTGCAGCAATTGCCAGCAGAGGAACGGTATACAACCTTACACTTTTGGATAGCGTAAGGGATTCTGAGGGTAATGTTCTTGAGAGCTATAGTCCATCAGTACGAAATCAGGTTGACGTTCTTAATGGTGGCCAGTGGGATGCTATTCATTATGGTATGAGAATGGTAGTTGAGTCCCTTTCATCTTTCAACAATTTTTCTGTTGAGGTTGCTGGAAAGACCGGTACTGCCCAGCAGGTTAAGAGCAGACCAAACCACGCTTTATTTATTGGTTTTGCTCCATATAATGATCCAGAAGTAGCTATTGCAACCCGTATTGCTTACGGATATACATCTCACAACGCAGCGGCTGTTTCAAAGGATATTTTATCTTACTACTTTGGTGTTTCTTCAACTGAAGAGCTTCTTAGTGGTGAGGCAAATACTGTATCAGATTCTGAAAATGAGTTTACAGACTAG
- a CDS encoding septum site-determining protein MinC, producing the protein MSNDPVVLKSNKYGLSLQLDATIPFEDLVRAICEKFAKSADFFGETEMILETFGRELTTDEGLVIIQAIELNSKIKVILLNENNEYKDTRMLGEIDRFYTDEIFENAKIIRGSVSKSDQVTSDSSIIILGDVKSKASVRAKGNVIVLGRLEGSCHAGYPDNTGCYIVAGELNSQNVQIGTVSGEITYQEKWSLRVRRSKEEPVGISVWNHELLSEPLSSGLLKRIKN; encoded by the coding sequence TTGAGTAACGATCCAGTTGTATTAAAAAGTAATAAATATGGTTTGTCATTGCAGCTTGATGCAACAATTCCTTTTGAGGATTTAGTTAGAGCTATATGTGAGAAATTTGCCAAATCAGCAGACTTCTTTGGCGAAACCGAAATGATTCTCGAAACCTTCGGAAGAGAGCTCACAACAGACGAAGGGCTTGTTATTATTCAGGCTATAGAGCTCAATTCTAAAATTAAGGTTATTCTTTTAAATGAGAATAATGAATATAAGGATACCCGTATGCTTGGAGAAATTGATCGGTTTTATACTGATGAAATCTTTGAAAACGCCAAGATCATAAGGGGGTCCGTTTCAAAGAGTGATCAGGTTACTTCGGACTCTAGCATTATTATCCTTGGAGATGTTAAGTCAAAGGCTTCAGTTAGAGCAAAAGGAAATGTTATTGTTTTAGGTCGCTTGGAAGGAAGCTGTCATGCTGGCTACCCTGACAACACTGGTTGCTATATTGTGGCAGGAGAATTAAATTCCCAGAATGTTCAGATTGGAACAGTTTCTGGTGAGATTACTTATCAGGAAAAATGGTCCCTTCGTGTTAGACGCTCGAAAGAAGAGCCCGTTGGTATTTCTGTTTGGAATCATGAATTATTATCTGAACCACTTAGCAGTGGCCTGT
- the mreC gene encoding rod shape-determining protein MreC, which yields MRQRKANGGIPSKYLLTFLSIVCIMLLFFSYSTGFSGGPLETIANHIFIPMQKGIDYIGSTIAISSADTKTKEQLIAENEELQEQVNTLNDKIKSYELKMSELDELQKLYELDQSYLDYDTTGARIIGKSTSNWFNTFTIDKGSKDGIQVNMNVIADGGLVGIVSSVGDSYAVVRAIIDDTANVSATISSTEDNCIVSGSLENMTASNVINYSNLADSDNKVAIGDVVVTSNISDKYLPGLLIGYVSSVNLDENDLSKSGTITPVVDFKHLSDVLVIKQLKESYKSE from the coding sequence TATTCTTTAGTTATTCCACTGGTTTTTCCGGTGGTCCGCTGGAGACTATTGCCAATCATATTTTCATTCCTATGCAAAAGGGTATTGATTATATTGGAAGTACAATTGCTATTTCTTCGGCTGACACAAAGACAAAAGAACAGCTAATCGCTGAAAACGAGGAACTTCAAGAGCAGGTTAATACTCTTAACGATAAAATTAAAAGCTATGAGCTTAAAATGAGCGAGCTTGATGAGCTTCAGAAGCTTTATGAGCTGGATCAATCATATTTAGATTACGATACAACAGGTGCCAGAATAATTGGAAAGAGCACCTCTAACTGGTTTAATACCTTTACAATTGATAAGGGTTCCAAAGATGGAATTCAGGTAAATATGAATGTTATTGCTGACGGAGGATTAGTTGGTATTGTTTCTTCGGTTGGAGATTCCTATGCAGTTGTCAGAGCAATTATTGATGATACTGCAAATGTAAGCGCTACAATTTCTTCTACTGAGGACAATTGTATCGTTTCGGGTAGTCTTGAGAATATGACTGCCAGCAATGTAATCAACTATTCAAATCTTGCTGACAGCGATAATAAGGTTGCAATCGGTGATGTGGTTGTTACTTCAAATATTTCAGACAAATATCTTCCTGGTCTTTTAATTGGCTATGTTTCATCAGTTAATCTTGATGAAAATGATTTGTCAAAGTCTGGCACAATTACGCCTGTAGTTGATTTTAAACATTTGTCAGACGTGCTTGTTATTAAGCAATTGAAGGAGTCTTACAAGAGTGAGTAA
- the mreD gene encoding rod shape-determining protein MreD, which yields MSNFKHYFKRILIVALVIYVSFLLQTSVFSRYRLAGVTPNILICVVSTYGFMKGRRHGIIIGFCTGLLLDIFSGSLFGAYALIYMYIGVLNGLFRKQFFGDDLRLPLILIGASDLIYGLASYVVFFVIRSQYSFSFYFMNIILPEVVYTLLVSIFVYYAILYINNWIEKLEKKGSDRIGNY from the coding sequence GTGAGTAATTTTAAGCACTATTTTAAAAGAATATTGATAGTAGCACTTGTCATTTATGTAAGCTTTCTTCTGCAGACAAGTGTTTTTTCAAGATACAGACTTGCAGGAGTAACTCCTAATATTTTAATTTGTGTTGTATCGACTTATGGTTTTATGAAAGGTAGAAGACATGGCATTATCATTGGATTTTGCACCGGTCTTTTACTGGATATTTTTTCTGGATCATTGTTTGGCGCTTATGCATTGATTTATATGTATATAGGTGTACTTAATGGTCTTTTCAGGAAACAATTCTTCGGTGATGATTTGCGACTTCCTTTAATTCTTATAGGCGCAAGCGACCTTATCTATGGGCTTGCATCTTATGTCGTATTTTTTGTTATCAGATCTCAGTATTCGTTTTCCTTTTATTTTATGAATATTATTTTGCCTGAGGTTGTTTACACATTACTTGTTTCTATTTTTGTTTATTACGCTATTCTGTACATAAACAATTGGATCGAAAAACTGGAAAAGAAAGGTTCTGATAGAATTGGAAATTATTAA